In one Oryza glaberrima chromosome 2, OglaRS2, whole genome shotgun sequence genomic region, the following are encoded:
- the LOC127764765 gene encoding trihelix transcription factor ENAP1-like, with translation MDDDGGASPSSSLSPSRSPSPLPVADPVTVAAAPPGHLALAIPIPKPGSSSGGGGGGGGREDAWSDGATSTLIDAWGERFVALGRGSLRHPQWQEVAEVVSSRDGYSKQPKSDVQCKNRIDTLKKKYKVEKAKPDSSWPYFHRLDTLLAPVHKPAGASPAAAAGAAGAGNSGSNSAAAATAARSTAPMAPRVNFPQRTRTQFLPSSGVKRRMPSPPQVSASSESSDGFPPEPSMAAANGKRRREVEEEVNGADSGHRTQGLCELAQAIRRFGEVYERVELAKREQELRMERDRLEAARELEDQRVQFFLKMQMELSKANNAGASAAAAAVGAVATAIAAADGNGTRRTAMATDVGTSSNHHVRYRFKDSRHCHAAPQQPQHQYNENNAAEAARGTGNGSDTDNKEDEDEAEDEEDESQ, from the coding sequence atggacgacgacggcggcgcgtccCCGTCGTCCTCGCTCTCCCCGTCCCGCTCCCCATCCCCACTCCCCGTTGCCGAccccgtcaccgtcgccgcggcgcccccgggccacctcgccctcgccatccccatccccaagCCCGGCTCCTCCTctggaggtgggggagggggagggggaagggaggaCGCCTGGAGCGACGGCGCCACCTCCACGCTGATCGACGCCTGGGGGGAGCGGTTCGTCGCGCTGGGGCGCGGCAGCCTCCGCCACCCGCAGTGGCAGGAGGTCGCCGAGGTCGTCTCCTCCCGCGACGGCTACTCCAAGCAGCCCAAGTCCGACGTCCAGTGCAAGAACCGCATCGACACGCTCAAGAAGAAGTACAAGGTCGAGAAGGCCAAGCCGGACTCCTCCTGGCCCTACTTCCACcgcctcgacaccctcctcgcCCCCGTGCACAAGCCCGCgggcgcctcccccgccgccgccgccggggccgcgGGCGCGGGCAATTCCGGCtccaactccgccgccgccgctaccgccgcccgGAGCACCGCGCCCATGGCGCCGCGCGTCAACTTCCCGCAGCGCACGCGCACGCAGTTCCTCCCCTCTTCCGGGGTGAAGCGGAGGATGCCGTCGCCTCCCCAGGTATCAGCGTCGTCGGAGTCGTCCGACGGGTTCCCGCCGGAGCCATCTATGGCGGCCGCGAATGGCAAGAggcggcgcgaggtggaggaggaggtgaacgGTGCGGACAGCGGCCACCGCACGCAGGGCCTGTGCGAGCTGGCACAGGCGATCCGCCGGTTCGGCGAGGTGTATGAGCGCGTGGAGTTGGCGAAGCGGGAGCAGGAGCTCCGGATGGAGCGCGACCGCCTAGAGGCCGCCCGCGAGCTGGAGGACCAGCGCGTCCAGTTCTTTCTCAAGATGCAGATGGAGCTCTCCAAGGCCAACAATGCTGGCGCctctgctgccgctgccgcagtGGGTGCCGTTGCCACCGCCATTGCTGCTGCCGATGGCAATGGCACGAGGAGAACCGCTATGGCCACTGATGTCGGTACCAGCAGCAATCACCATGTTCGGTACCGCTTCAAGGACAGCAGGCACTGCCATGCTGCCCCGCAGCAGCCACAACACCAGTACAACGAGAACAATGCCGCCGAAGCCGCCAGAGGTACCGGGAATGGTAGCGATACCGACAACAAAGAAGACGAGGATGAGGCagaggacgaggaggacgagagCCAGTAA
- the LOC127761471 gene encoding probable nucleoside diphosphate kinase 5: MGGATSPAAPCLSVCLLPLLFLFLHGCWSCVAIERERTLAMIKPDGLSGNYTERIKEVILESGFDIVKEAVVQLDAERASLFYAEHSGRSFFDSLVKYMTSGPVLVMILERPDAISHWRVLIGPTDARKAKISNPNSIRAMCGVDSEKNCVHGSDSPQSAAREISFFFGDVRSDTVEHDEL; encoded by the exons atgggcggcgccacctcgccggcggcgccctgtCTCTCCGTCTGCTTGCtgcccctcctcttcctcttcctccacgG ATGCTGGAGCTGCGTAGCTATCGAGAGGGAGAGGACGCTGGCGATGATCAAACCGGACGGTCTATCTGGTAATTACACGGAGAGAATCAAGGAGGTCATCTTGGAGTCTGGATTTGATATCGTCAAAGAGGCAGTGGTTCAGCTGGATGCGGAGAGGGCATCACTCTTCTATGCGGAGCATTCTGGGAGAAGCTTCTTTGACAGTCTGGTGAAGTATATGACAAG TGGTCCAGTTCTCGTTATGATTCTGGAAAGGCCTGATGCCATCTCACACTGGCGAGTTTTGATTGGGCCAACTGATGCAAGAAAGGCTAAAATTTCTAATCCTAATAG CATTAGAGCAATGTGTGGAGTGGACTCAGAGAAAAACTGTGTGCATGGTTCAGATTCACCACAATCTGCAGCCAGAgaaatttcatttttctttggAGATGTTAGATCTG ATACTGTGGAA